The Corvus hawaiiensis isolate bCorHaw1 chromosome 10, bCorHaw1.pri.cur, whole genome shotgun sequence genome includes a window with the following:
- the ITM2C gene encoding integral membrane protein 2C isoform X2 yields MVKIGVQQPPAALKPDKEKEKAAGGDGAAGAVLLPPGAEEPAPTAQGRRSSLSGVCYLTMGLLVLLLGLVFASMYVYRYFFITQLPRESVFHCGVLYEDSLYSPFKGQLELHEDVKIYIEENYEQINVPVPQFGGSDPADIIHDFQRGLTAYHDITLDKCYVIELNTTIVMPPRNLWELLVNVKKGTYLPQTYIIQEEMIATEHVSDMEQLGSFIYRLCSGKETYRLRRRGTRRRISRREAGNCHRIRHFENTFVVETVICQKS; encoded by the exons ATGGTGAAGATCGGCGTCCAGCAGCCGCCCGCGGCGCTCAAGCCGgacaaggagaaggagaaggcgGCGGGGGGCGATGGGGCGGCGGGCGCTGTGCTGCTGCCCCCGGGCGCC GAGGAGCCGGCCCCCACGGCGCAGGGCCGCAGGTCATCGCTCAGCGGGGTGTGCTACCTGACCATGGGCCTCctcgtgctgctgctgggcctgGTCTTTGCATCGATGTACGTGTACAGATACTTCTTCATCACCCAG ctgccccGTGAGAGTGTGTTCCACTGCGGTGTCCTGTACGAAGACTCGCTGTACTCACCCTTCAaagggcagctggagctgcacgAAGATGTCAAGATTTACATTGAGGAGAACTACGAGCAGATCAACGTCCCAGTGCCCCAGTTTGGAGGGAGCGACCCTGCAGACATCATCCACGATTTCCAGCGA GGTCTGACAGCGTATCACGACATTACGCTGGATAAGTGCTACGTCATCGAGCTGAACACCACCATCGTGATGCCCCCTCGCAacctgtgggagctgctggtcaACGTGAAG AAGGGGACATACCTGCCTCAGACGTACATAATCCAGGAGGAGATGATCGCCACGGAGCACGTCAGTGACATGGAGCAGCTGGGCTCCTTCATCTACCGCCTGTGCAGCGGCAAGGAGACGTACCGGCTGCGGCGGCGTGGCACGCGCAGAC GTATCAGTCGACGTGAGGCTGGAAACTGTCATCGTATTCGTcattttgaaaacacttttGTGGTCGAAACTGTTATCTGCCAAAAGTCATGA
- the ITM2C gene encoding integral membrane protein 2C isoform X1, with product MVKIGVQQPPAALKPDKEKEKAAGGDGAAGAVLLPPGAVSGAGARGGGNREEEPAPTAQGRRSSLSGVCYLTMGLLVLLLGLVFASMYVYRYFFITQLPRESVFHCGVLYEDSLYSPFKGQLELHEDVKIYIEENYEQINVPVPQFGGSDPADIIHDFQRGLTAYHDITLDKCYVIELNTTIVMPPRNLWELLVNVKKGTYLPQTYIIQEEMIATEHVSDMEQLGSFIYRLCSGKETYRLRRRGTRRRISRREAGNCHRIRHFENTFVVETVICQKS from the exons ATGGTGAAGATCGGCGTCCAGCAGCCGCCCGCGGCGCTCAAGCCGgacaaggagaaggagaaggcgGCGGGGGGCGATGGGGCGGCGGGCGCTGTGCTGCTGCCCCCGGGCGCCGTGAGTGGGGCGGGGGCGAGGGGCGGCGGGAACCGAGAG GAGGAGCCGGCCCCCACGGCGCAGGGCCGCAGGTCATCGCTCAGCGGGGTGTGCTACCTGACCATGGGCCTCctcgtgctgctgctgggcctgGTCTTTGCATCGATGTACGTGTACAGATACTTCTTCATCACCCAG ctgccccGTGAGAGTGTGTTCCACTGCGGTGTCCTGTACGAAGACTCGCTGTACTCACCCTTCAaagggcagctggagctgcacgAAGATGTCAAGATTTACATTGAGGAGAACTACGAGCAGATCAACGTCCCAGTGCCCCAGTTTGGAGGGAGCGACCCTGCAGACATCATCCACGATTTCCAGCGA GGTCTGACAGCGTATCACGACATTACGCTGGATAAGTGCTACGTCATCGAGCTGAACACCACCATCGTGATGCCCCCTCGCAacctgtgggagctgctggtcaACGTGAAG AAGGGGACATACCTGCCTCAGACGTACATAATCCAGGAGGAGATGATCGCCACGGAGCACGTCAGTGACATGGAGCAGCTGGGCTCCTTCATCTACCGCCTGTGCAGCGGCAAGGAGACGTACCGGCTGCGGCGGCGTGGCACGCGCAGAC GTATCAGTCGACGTGAGGCTGGAAACTGTCATCGTATTCGTcattttgaaaacacttttGTGGTCGAAACTGTTATCTGCCAAAAGTCATGA